The Vigna radiata var. radiata cultivar VC1973A unplaced genomic scaffold, Vradiata_ver6 scaffold_131, whole genome shotgun sequence genome has a segment encoding these proteins:
- the LOC106753489 gene encoding uncharacterized protein LOC106753489, with protein MARLKERRPEMTEDNSRIGGHNEGHRDGHNDGHNSGWNDGRQDDSSCPPRSPELLPFTEVIMQATMPDRPPPQIEKFDGTTYPKHHLRNFVDSMAFYSKSDPVKCSAFSLSLKDEALEWYYTLPPNSIDSFHTVTTLFKRQFSANRREKMFATELVNLKQGRDEPLRTFMRRYSEAARRVKGVTHEFIINNLPNCLKLGFVSESLYAELPKTMEELQEKMTKFIKMEDQRHYRKKVEAPITEAKREDQRSHDKGRNQSPPRRGLPVLLGPRYDHFAHLTVPREKVFEKALQTNLITVHRRCSPRDADGSKTCRFHDNRGHSTEGCQRLKDEIERLVHAGYLREFVKVETNQRGRSPRKIRRSPDPSHRKTERSQGRSRSRFRKRDTTSRGRIDTISGGFVGGGASSSARKRHLQNLRSVHTIVRNPLSMPDITFPDRDFHAPDP; from the coding sequence ATGGCCCGACTCAAAGAAAGACGACCAGAGATGACAGAAGACAACAGCCGTATTGGCGGCCACAATGAGGGCCATAGGGACGGTCACAATGACGGTCACAACAGCGGCTGGAACGACGGTCGCCAGGACGACAGCAGTTGCCCTCCGCGATCGCCTGAATTACTACCTTTCACTGAAGTGATTATGCAGGCTACAATGCCCGATCGGCCTCCccctcaaattgaaaaatttgacGGGACAACGTACCCCAAACACCATCTTCGGAATTTTGTCGACTCCATGGCTTTCTATTCCAAAAGCGATCCAGTCAAGTGCAGCGCTTTCTCCCTGTCCCTAAAAGACGAAGCCCTAGAATGGTACTACACTCTTCCTCCGAATTCTATTGACAGTTTTCATACTGTCACCACCCTATTCAAAAGACAGTTTTCGGCCAACCGGAGGGAGAAGATGTTCGCTACCGAACTCGTCAATCTCAAACAAGGGAGAGATGAGCCGTTAAGGACATTCATGCGTAGATATTCTGAAGCGGCAAGAAGAGTGAAAGGTGTCACCCATGAGTTCATCATCAACAACCTGCCCAACTGTCTCAAACTGGGGTTTGTCTCGGAGAGCCTATACGCTGAATTACCGAAGACTATGGAGGAATTACAGGAGAAAATGACCAAATTCATCAAAATGGAAGATCAACGACACTACCGCAAGAAAGTTGAGGCCCCCATAACTGAAGCTAAACGCGAAGACCAGCGATCGCATGACAAAGGTCGTAATCAAAGCCCCCCCCGAAGAGGGCTTCCAGTTCTGCTCGGTCCCCGCTACGACCACTTTGCACATCTCACTGTTCCGAGGGAGAAGGTGTTCGAAAAAGCCCTCCAAACTAACCTGATTACCGTTCACAGACGATGCTCGCCCAGGGATGCGGACGGATCTAAAACTTGTCGGTTTCATGACAACCGAGGACATTCCACAGAAGGATGTCAGCGCCTCAAAGACGAAATCGAAAGATTAGTCCATGCCGGATATCTACGGGAATTTGTTAAAGTAGAAACGAATCAACGAGGGCGCTCGCCCAGAAAGATAAGGAGAAGCCCCGATCCTTCACACCGAAAGACCGAACGCTCCCAAGGGCGCTCGAGAAGCAGATTTAGAAAACGAGATACGACCTCGAGAGGCCGCATAGACACCATCTCAGGAGGTTTTGTTGGGGGCGGAGCCTCATCCTCGGCCCGCAAAAGACACTTGCAGAACTTGCGTAGCGTCCACACGATAGTTCGAAATCCCTTATCAATGCCGGACATCACCTTTCCCGACAGGGATTTTCACGCCCCAGACCCTTAG
- the LOC106753490 gene encoding uncharacterized protein LOC106753490 codes for MELIKDAITPFHEQTVGFAGERVDTRGYLDLRTLLGIGDKSREIRVRFILVEANTSYNALLGRPCLNAFGAIVSTPHLAMKFPSECGEICTVRADQKTARQCYIASLKATTYRKERRPEAILVDLDPRTNTDDRIQPQGEIKPFVLGKNAEQTTNKGADLTPVEENNLTTLPRSNNQLFVWSASDMLGIHPSVITHKLSIFREARPIVQKKIRLGTEKRVAVQKEVDKLVKAGFIWEITYTTWLANVVMVKKANGQWRMCVDFIDLNKACPKDNYPLPSIDRLVDGASGHTVLSFLDAYFGYNQIPMYAPDRDNTAFITEQANYCYEVMPFGLKNAGATYQRLMDKIFHNQIGRCMEVYVDDMVVRSCSHQQHLKDLTEVFHQLKQYGLRLNPSKCTFGVSVGKFLGFMLTNRGIQANPDKCRAILEMRSPTKLKEVQCLVGCLTALSRFIPKLFDHIKPILKNMKKHVPRHWDDQCEAAFSAIKNILTNPPIMSRPTEGFDLQLYLSASSHSNLAGGRRTILSGGESSIGPTNSGKTTLPVLSKPPSSIKGQHLADFAAELPPPAEPSVWNLNVDGSSDKRGGGAGIVLEEPNGLLVEQAISFTFQLSNNQAEYEALISGLLFAAELGIEHLECRMDSQLVVGHINGTFQVKDNHLLRYYHKVSDLIKVFATFKITYVPRAQNFRADLLSKLTHARGNSQLTSVIKTMLEQPLLETCSTSVIPSKVDWRQDIIQLVIQQEQGTLLTFYIYRR; via the exons ATGGAGCTGATAAAGGATGCGATAACACCCTTTCACGAACAGACCGTTGGATTCGCAGGGGAACGTGTTGACACCCGGGGATACCTCGACCTGAGGACCCTCTTGGGCATCGGTGACAAGTCCAGAGAAATCCGTGTGCGCTTCATACTGGTCGAAGCCAACACTTCATATAACGCTCTTCTAGGGCGTCCCTGCCTAAACGCTTTCGGAGCGATCGTATCGACTCCTCATTTGGCGATGAAGTTCCCGTCCGAATGCGGCGAAATATGCACCGTTCGCGCAGATCAGAAAACTGCTCGGCAATGTTACATCGCTTCCTTAAAAGCCACAACTTACAGAAAAGAGAGAAGGCCTGAAGCTATCCTGGTCGACCTAGACCCTAGAACCAACACAGATGATCGGATTCAACCCCAGGGAGAGATTAAACCGTTTGTCCTGGGGAAGAATGCCGAGCAAACTACTAACAAAGGGGCTGATCTCACTCCCGTCGAAGAGAACAACCTAACCACACTACCGCGGTCCAATAATCAACTATTTGTGTGGAGCGCCTCAGACATGCTAGGGATCCATCCCAGCGTTATCACGCATAAATTATCCATATTTCGAGAAGCTCGACCAATAGTGCAAAAGAAGATAAGGCTCGGCACCGAAAAAAGGGTGGCCGTACAGAAGGAAGTTGACAAACTGGTCAAAGCTGGATTCATCTGGGAGATAACGTACACCACTTGGTTGGCGAATGTGGTCATGGTGAAAAAGGCGAACGGTCAGTGGCGAATGTGTGTAGATTTCATTGATCTCAACAAAGCTTGTCCCAAGGACAACTACCCCCTTCCCAGCATTGATCGACTTGTAGATGGCGCCTCTGGACATACTGTCCTCAGTTTTCTAGACGCATACTTCGGGTATAACCAGATTCCGATGTATGCTCCCGACCGAGACAACACGGCTTTCATCACTGAACAAGCCAATTACTGCTACGAGGTAATGCCATTTGGCCTGAAAAATGCGGGCGCAACTTATCAGAGACTCATGGATAAAATCTTCCACAATCAAATTGGGCGGTGCATGGAggtttatgtggatgacatggtgGTAAGAAGTTGTTCCCATCAACAACACTTGAAGGATCTAACAGAAGTCTTCCACCAACTCAAGCAGTACGGTTTACGCCTGAATCCATCCAAATGCACGTTCGGGGTGTCGGTCGGTAAATTCCTAGGTTTTATGTTAACAAATCGAGGAATTCAGGCCAACCCGGATAAATGCCGAGCAATTCTCGAGATGCGAAGTCCAACCAAGTTGAAAGAGGTTCAATGCTTAGTTGGATGCCTCACCGCTCTGTCACGGTTTATACCGAAGCTCTTCGACCATATCAAGCCGATACTCAAAAACATGAAGAAACATGTCCCTCGACATTGGGACGACCAATGTGAGGCGGCCTTCTCCGCCATAAAGAACATATTGACCAATCCGCCCATCATGAGCCGTCCGACAGAAGGGTTTGACTTACAACTATATTTGTCCGCATCCAGCCATTCG AACCTTGCAGGGGGCCGGAGAACGATACTCTCAGGTGGAGAAAGTAGCATTGGCCCTACTAACAGCGGCAAGACGACTCTGCCCGTACTTTCAAAGCCACCAA GCTCCATCAAGGGCCAACACTTAGCAGATTTCGCAGCAGAACTACCCCCGCCGGCAGAACCGTCCGTGTGGAATTTGAACGTAGATGGATCCTCAGACAAAAGAGGAGGAGGAGCTGGTATAGTACTGGAGGAACCGAACGGTCTTCTTGTCGAGCAAGCAATATCCTTCACATTCCAGCTCAGTAACAATCAGGCAGAATACGAAGCCTTAATCAGCGGACTACTCTTTGCTGCCGAGCTGGGCATTGAACACTTAGAATGCCGAATGGATTCCCAACTAGTTGTGGGGCACATTAACGGAACCTTCCAGGTCAAGGACAATCATTTATTACGTTACTATCACAAAGTCAGCGACCTCATTAAAGTGTTCGCCACTTTCAAAATCACCTATGTACCCAGGGCGCAAAATTTCCGAGCGGATTTACTTTCCAAACTTACACATGCCCGAGGAAACTCCCAACTCACTTCAGTAATCAAAACCATGCTGGAACAGCCTCTTTTAGAGACCTGCTCTACCAGCGTCATTCCTTCCAAGGTTGACTGGCGGCAAGATATAATACAGTTGGTGATTCAGCAAGAACAGGGTACACTACTGACGTTTTACATTTATAGGAGATGA